A portion of the Stigmatella aurantiaca DW4/3-1 genome contains these proteins:
- a CDS encoding DUF2380 domain-containing protein produces the protein MSKAPKHHVLPEEFRAWFEKRGFRGDMDIDKFCVRLEQAHHQAIHGGGNWRSGRTWPNEWNRMIMEALREAEVEAGRMLTRNEVLNIVASRMKRYDIPMKFIQGGRR, from the coding sequence ATGTCCAAGGCACCGAAGCACCACGTCCTGCCGGAAGAGTTCCGCGCGTGGTTCGAGAAGCGCGGATTCAGGGGCGACATGGACATCGACAAGTTCTGCGTCCGGCTGGAGCAGGCACACCATCAGGCGATTCACGGTGGGGGCAACTGGCGCTCGGGGCGCACATGGCCCAACGAATGGAACCGGATGATCATGGAGGCGTTGCGCGAGGCTGAAGTTGAAGCTGGGCGGATGTTGACCCGGAATGAGGTCCTGAACATTGTCGCATCTCGCATGAAGCGTTACGACATCCCGATGA